Proteins encoded together in one Janthinobacterium tructae window:
- a CDS encoding alpha/beta fold hydrolase, protein MLFTIENTTAYCYTGGKPYNPSQPTAIFIHGAQNDHSVWALQTRYFAHHGWNVLAVDLPGHGRSPGTAKDNVAELARWILAVLDAAGADKAMLIGHSMGSLIALEAAYLAPDRVSHLAMLGSTYPMKVSPALLETALQDEQAAIDMVNIWSHSSIAQKPSFPGPGFYAMGGARRLKQRIAALNPAHVFHTDFFACNAYANGEIAAASVHCPTLFIFGARDMMTPPKSTRLLTAAIAHGTVVQVDSGHELMAEQPDAVLDALFAFAQSTPA, encoded by the coding sequence ATGCTGTTCACCATCGAAAACACCACGGCCTACTGCTACACGGGCGGCAAACCATACAACCCGAGCCAGCCTACGGCCATCTTCATCCACGGCGCGCAGAACGACCATTCCGTGTGGGCCCTGCAAACGCGCTACTTCGCCCACCACGGCTGGAACGTGCTGGCCGTCGACTTGCCGGGCCACGGGCGCAGCCCGGGTACGGCAAAGGATAATGTCGCAGAGCTGGCGCGCTGGATACTGGCCGTGCTGGACGCCGCTGGTGCGGACAAGGCCATGCTGATCGGCCACAGCATGGGCTCATTGATCGCGCTGGAAGCGGCGTACCTGGCGCCGGATCGCGTCAGCCACCTGGCCATGCTCGGTTCCACCTACCCGATGAAAGTCTCTCCGGCGCTGCTGGAAACGGCGCTCCAGGACGAACAGGCGGCCATCGACATGGTCAATATCTGGTCCCACTCGTCGATCGCGCAAAAGCCGTCGTTTCCCGGCCCGGGCTTCTACGCCATGGGCGGCGCGCGGCGCTTGAAACAGCGCATCGCCGCCCTCAATCCCGCTCACGTGTTTCACACGGATTTTTTCGCCTGCAATGCCTACGCGAACGGCGAAATCGCCGCCGCTTCGGTACACTGCCCCACTTTATTCATTTTCGGCGCGCGCGACATGATGACGCCGCCCAAGTCGACCAGGCTGCTGACAGCGGCCATCGCGCATGGCACCGTGGTGCAGGTCGACAGCGGACATGAATTGATGGCCGAGCAACCGGACGCAGTGCTCGACGCGCTGTTTGCGTTTGCGCAAAGCACCCCGGCATGA
- a CDS encoding O-acetylhomoserine aminocarboxypropyltransferase yields MSGPKYPGFDTLSLHAGAAPDPATGARATPIHFTSSFAFKSSEHAASLFNMERAGHVYSRISNPTNAVLEERIAALEGGVAGIATASGQAAMHLGLCTIAGAGSHIVASRALYGGSHNLLAYTLKRFGIETTFVDPRDVDAWRAAIRPNTKVLFGETLGNPGLDVLDIPTIAALAHEHQLPLMLDSTFTTPYLLRPFEHGADLVFHSATKFLCGHGTAIGGLLVDGGTFDWQAAYDKTGRFAELCEPYDGFHGMVFAEESTVAPFALRARREGLRDFGAVMSPHNAFAILQGIETLGLRMDRHVANTRKIIDFLLANPAVDAVSYPELPSHPDYALAKTLLPKGAGGVFTFRLRGDRAAGQRFVDSLKIFSHLANVGDAKSLVIHPASTTHFRVPDEQLAQAGITQGTMRLSVGLEDADDLIEDLGRSLKLSQKGA; encoded by the coding sequence ATGAGCGGCCCGAAATACCCCGGTTTCGATACTTTATCCCTGCACGCGGGCGCGGCGCCCGACCCGGCCACGGGCGCGCGCGCCACGCCCATCCATTTCACGTCCTCGTTTGCCTTCAAGAGTTCGGAGCATGCGGCCTCGCTGTTCAACATGGAGCGGGCCGGCCACGTGTACTCGCGCATTTCAAATCCCACCAACGCCGTGCTGGAAGAGCGCATCGCCGCGCTCGAAGGCGGCGTGGCCGGCATCGCCACGGCCAGCGGCCAAGCCGCCATGCACCTTGGTTTATGTACCATCGCCGGCGCCGGCTCGCACATCGTTGCCTCGCGCGCCCTGTACGGCGGCTCGCACAACCTGCTGGCCTATACCTTGAAACGCTTCGGTATCGAGACGACGTTTGTCGACCCGCGCGACGTGGATGCCTGGCGCGCCGCCATCCGCCCGAATACGAAAGTGCTGTTCGGCGAAACGCTGGGCAATCCCGGCCTCGACGTGCTGGACATCCCCACGATCGCCGCCCTGGCGCACGAACACCAGCTGCCGCTGATGCTCGACTCGACCTTTACCACGCCCTATTTGCTGCGCCCCTTCGAGCATGGCGCCGACCTGGTATTCCACTCGGCCACCAAGTTTTTATGCGGGCACGGCACGGCCATCGGCGGCTTGCTGGTCGATGGCGGCACCTTCGACTGGCAAGCCGCCTACGACAAGACGGGGCGTTTTGCCGAACTGTGCGAACCGTATGACGGCTTTCACGGCATGGTATTCGCCGAGGAATCGACAGTGGCGCCGTTCGCTCTGCGCGCGCGGCGCGAAGGCTTGCGCGATTTCGGCGCCGTCATGAGCCCGCACAATGCCTTCGCCATCCTGCAAGGCATCGAAACCCTGGGCTTGCGCATGGACCGCCACGTGGCCAACACGCGCAAGATCATCGACTTTTTGCTGGCCAATCCAGCCGTGGATGCCGTGTCCTACCCCGAACTGCCGTCGCACCCCGACTACGCACTGGCAAAGACCCTGCTGCCGAAAGGCGCGGGCGGCGTCTTCACCTTCCGCCTGCGCGGTGACCGCGCGGCGGGCCAGCGCTTTGTCGACAGCCTCAAGATCTTCTCGCACCTGGCCAATGTGGGCGACGCCAAGTCGCTCGTCATCCACCCCGCCTCCACCACGCATTTCCGCGTGCCCGACGAGCAACTGGCGCAGGCCGGCATCACGCAAGGCACCATGCGCCTGTCGGTGGGCCTGGAAGACGCGGACGATTTGATCGAAGACCTGGGCCGCAGCCTGAAACTGTCGCAGAAAGGCGCCTGA
- a CDS encoding 2OG-Fe(II) oxygenase encodes MPAISFDGALAVPGASIVDGLCRAAWLLQEQFIPPELSRQLAAECVQSMLSGKMKGAGVGSGHAPLLQPDIRGDHIAWLEGGRSSACDSYLKHMEALRQTLNRELFLGLEEYESHFALYAPGAFYRAHLDRFRDDDKRTVSVVLYLNDDWLPEHGGALRLYPDGGPSVDIAPEAGRMAMFLSGEMLHEVLPTARERLSIAGWFRRRG; translated from the coding sequence ATGCCCGCAATATCGTTCGACGGCGCCCTTGCCGTGCCCGGAGCGTCTATCGTTGACGGCCTGTGCCGCGCAGCTTGGCTCCTGCAAGAGCAATTCATTCCCCCTGAACTCAGCCGCCAGTTGGCCGCCGAATGCGTGCAATCCATGCTAAGCGGCAAGATGAAGGGCGCCGGCGTGGGCAGCGGCCATGCACCGCTGCTGCAGCCGGACATCCGCGGCGACCATATCGCATGGCTGGAAGGGGGGCGCTCAAGCGCCTGCGACAGCTATCTGAAGCATATGGAAGCGTTGCGTCAGACCCTCAATCGCGAGCTGTTCCTGGGGCTGGAAGAGTACGAAAGCCATTTTGCCCTGTATGCGCCGGGCGCCTTTTACCGGGCCCATCTGGACCGTTTCCGCGACGATGACAAACGCACCGTGTCCGTCGTGCTGTACCTGAACGACGACTGGCTGCCCGAACACGGCGGCGCGCTGCGTTTGTACCCCGATGGCGGCCCCAGCGTGGATATCGCGCCAGAAGCAGGGCGCATGGCCATGTTTCTGTCGGGCGAGATGCTGCACGAGGTGCTGCCGACGGCGCGCGAGCGCCTGTCGATAGCAGGGTGGTTCCGCCGCAGGGGATGA
- a CDS encoding PoNe immunity protein domain-containing protein, with translation MMLLNTLHDELTGQGSGTEAERHARYTWLEQLRFTNPLADEGGPMAGIPYYQWCRLPQALVVAGQHTDLLVGTTSALYLVFEGRHAAAFAAELGLQYDANNRIDRPGGLDELLDAYEEQDDGSWTTLPAGQPAPPLAGWDDVYFRVRDLSDGKAIQSVTTIAYESSRFPGYTLLGTTMVGAGAIAHDDETAQYLQQIFADWAIQRDCAATCPPSSAPWPCAPRQTPPETFGTAFDFGRNLTYLDTLLTAYGRAQAQAQVDGGDDAYWACAAASTAYQVFSLRYTAGLPMPDVETALEAAIAACETARAALAAAYDDDALPAFDFEQLTDYARTLQLLGAALLFGRHDLAARLAALQTAFDGEDGVVEALLATIDPQRPAVDEWYFAEPYSALFECLDTDDRAQQREHLRHYLASWHGALVHEDWFNGHLRAHGLGGYYGLWAFEAAAVAKHLGLERSALAHWVMPPAP, from the coding sequence ATGATGTTGTTGAATACTCTGCACGATGAATTGACTGGCCAAGGCAGCGGCACGGAAGCGGAGCGGCACGCACGCTATACATGGCTGGAACAGCTGCGCTTCACTAACCCGCTGGCGGACGAAGGCGGCCCCATGGCCGGCATCCCGTACTACCAATGGTGCCGGCTGCCGCAGGCGCTGGTCGTGGCGGGCCAGCACACGGATCTGCTGGTCGGCACCACCAGCGCCCTGTACCTGGTCTTCGAGGGCCGCCACGCGGCAGCCTTCGCGGCCGAACTGGGCCTGCAATACGACGCCAACAACCGCATCGACCGCCCCGGTGGCCTCGACGAGCTGCTCGACGCCTATGAAGAGCAGGACGACGGCAGCTGGACCACCTTGCCGGCTGGCCAGCCAGCGCCACCGCTGGCCGGCTGGGACGACGTGTATTTCCGCGTGCGCGACCTGAGCGACGGCAAGGCCATCCAGAGCGTGACCACCATCGCCTACGAGAGCAGCCGCTTCCCTGGCTACACCCTGCTGGGCACGACCATGGTGGGCGCGGGCGCCATCGCCCACGACGACGAGACGGCGCAATATCTGCAACAAATCTTCGCCGACTGGGCCATCCAGCGTGATTGCGCCGCCACCTGCCCGCCTTCGTCCGCGCCCTGGCCCTGCGCGCCGCGCCAGACGCCGCCCGAGACGTTCGGCACTGCGTTCGACTTTGGCCGCAACCTGACTTACCTCGATACGCTGCTCACTGCCTACGGACGCGCGCAGGCGCAGGCGCAAGTCGATGGCGGCGATGACGCCTACTGGGCGTGCGCGGCCGCCAGCACGGCGTACCAGGTCTTCTCGCTGCGCTACACGGCAGGCTTGCCCATGCCTGACGTGGAAACGGCGCTGGAAGCGGCCATCGCCGCCTGCGAAACGGCGCGCGCGGCCCTGGCCGCAGCCTACGATGACGATGCCTTGCCCGCCTTTGATTTCGAACAGTTGACGGATTACGCACGCACGCTGCAGTTGCTGGGCGCGGCCCTGCTGTTCGGCCGCCACGACCTGGCTGCCCGCCTGGCCGCCCTGCAAACGGCCTTCGATGGCGAAGACGGCGTGGTTGAGGCACTGCTGGCGACCATCGATCCGCAGCGTCCCGCCGTCGACGAATGGTATTTCGCCGAGCCCTACTCGGCCCTGTTCGAGTGCCTGGATACGGACGATCGCGCGCAGCAGCGGGAACACCTGCGGCACTACCTGGCCAGCTGGCATGGGGCATTGGTGCACGAAGACTGGTTCAACGGTCATTTGCGCGCACACGGCCTGGGCGGCTACTACGGCCTGTGGGCCTTCGAGGCGGCCGCCGTGGCCAAACACCTGGGCCTGGAGCGCAGCGCGCTGGCGCACTGGGTCATGCCGCCAGCACCCTGA
- a CDS encoding HDOD domain-containing protein, whose translation MNPDHFTVPTQLGKNTLDLLWARTRQQGDMPGFAKAISAILGAMRGEDDHEFDITQTVLSDPVLTHKVLRLANSGMYSAFGQRVNTVSKAVLVLGIDAIGHLALGLKLIEELSQASPDSVSAHVEMEKAVLAGMVAQQVATSAGSLQAEQAVVCSMLHTLGRMMVTFYMTDFWARMQAHAGPGNEAAAAREILGLSLQEVGYATAAHWGLPQHLINGMHPMEPSPDNAPVSGADWMAGLSTMAARCADSLWHDDAAGAAQVHALIDDYAGTLGIAAADLVVAVDKAKTMAAADLSIAPLSKPAERRARQLASTRMRAEGNRVLIGGLADLRSAIGSASPGQMVSMALETLHQGFDFSRSVAFVRNHRDHLYSARISMGEGMADLQDLMVFGDAYEPNVFHAALNSDRVIFIDNARDPKFAAKLPQWWKATLSDARSFVVLPLSANGHPTGFLYGDWDDSFPPIQLNQTEFNLINDIRALLVQSVEMRHQLELVANKVA comes from the coding sequence ATGAATCCAGATCATTTCACGGTGCCGACACAGCTCGGCAAAAACACCCTGGACCTGCTGTGGGCGCGCACGCGACAGCAGGGCGACATGCCCGGCTTCGCGAAAGCCATCAGCGCCATCCTGGGCGCCATGCGCGGCGAGGATGACCACGAATTCGACATCACGCAAACGGTGCTTTCCGACCCTGTCCTCACGCACAAGGTGCTGCGCCTGGCCAACAGCGGCATGTATTCGGCCTTCGGCCAGCGGGTCAACACTGTCTCGAAGGCCGTGCTGGTGCTGGGCATCGACGCCATCGGCCACCTGGCGCTGGGACTGAAACTGATCGAGGAGCTGTCGCAGGCCTCGCCCGACTCCGTCAGTGCCCACGTGGAAATGGAGAAGGCCGTGCTGGCCGGGATGGTGGCGCAGCAAGTGGCCACCAGCGCCGGCAGCCTGCAGGCGGAGCAAGCCGTCGTCTGCTCCATGCTGCACACCCTGGGCCGCATGATGGTGACGTTCTACATGACGGACTTCTGGGCGCGCATGCAGGCGCATGCGGGTCCCGGCAACGAGGCGGCCGCTGCGCGCGAAATCCTCGGCCTGTCGCTACAGGAAGTGGGATATGCCACGGCTGCCCACTGGGGCTTGCCGCAGCACCTGATCAACGGCATGCATCCGATGGAGCCGTCGCCCGACAACGCGCCCGTCAGCGGCGCCGACTGGATGGCAGGACTGTCGACCATGGCGGCGCGCTGCGCCGACTCGCTGTGGCATGACGATGCGGCCGGAGCGGCGCAGGTGCACGCGCTGATCGATGACTATGCAGGCACCCTGGGCATCGCTGCCGCGGACCTGGTGGTGGCGGTGGACAAGGCGAAGACGATGGCGGCGGCCGACCTGTCGATCGCACCGCTGTCGAAACCGGCCGAACGGCGCGCGCGCCAGCTGGCCTCGACGCGCATGCGCGCCGAGGGCAACCGCGTGCTGATCGGCGGCCTGGCCGACCTGCGCAGCGCCATCGGCAGCGCCAGCCCCGGACAGATGGTCTCGATGGCGCTCGAAACACTGCACCAGGGCTTTGATTTTTCGCGCTCGGTGGCGTTCGTGCGCAACCACCGCGATCATTTGTATTCGGCGCGCATCAGCATGGGCGAAGGCATGGCCGACCTGCAGGATCTGATGGTGTTTGGCGACGCGTACGAGCCGAACGTATTCCACGCGGCCCTCAATAGCGACCGCGTGATCTTCATCGACAATGCGCGCGACCCGAAATTTGCCGCCAAGCTGCCGCAATGGTGGAAAGCCACCCTGTCGGATGCACGCAGCTTCGTCGTGCTGCCCCTGTCGGCCAACGGCCACCCCACGGGATTCCTGTATGGCGACTGGGACGACAGCTTCCCGCCGATTCAATTGAACCAGACGGAATTCAACCTGATCAACGATATCCGGGCCTTGCTGGTGCAGTCGGTGGAGATGCGGCACCAGCTCGAGCTGGTGGCAAATAAGGTAGCGTGA
- the aroC gene encoding chorismate synthase encodes MSGNSFGKLFTVTTFGESHGPAIGCVIDGCPPGLILSEADIQPELDRRKPGTSRHVTQRQESDTVEILSGVYQGVTTGTPIALLIRNEDQRSKDYGNIAESFRPGHADYTYWHKYGVRDPRGGGRSSARLTAPVVGAAAIAKKWLLQQYGTTFKGCMSQLGDIPVPFQSWEHVHANPFFAASGDADLIARMEAAMDQLRRDGDSIGARIDVIAQNVPVGLGQPIYDKLDADIAYAMMGINAVKGVEIGAGFDSVAQKGSEHGDELTPEGFIGNNAGGVLGGISTGQDISVSIAIKPTSSIRTPRRSIDKEGNPVMVETFGRHDPCVGIRATPIAEAMLALVLIDHALMHRAQCGDVSVNTPKLK; translated from the coding sequence ATGTCCGGCAATTCTTTTGGCAAGCTGTTTACTGTTACCACTTTCGGCGAATCGCATGGCCCGGCCATCGGCTGCGTGATTGATGGCTGTCCGCCAGGATTGATCCTGTCGGAAGCCGATATCCAGCCCGAACTGGACCGCCGCAAGCCGGGCACCTCGCGCCACGTGACGCAGCGCCAGGAGTCCGATACGGTAGAAATTCTCTCCGGCGTGTACCAGGGCGTGACGACGGGCACGCCCATCGCACTGCTGATCCGCAATGAAGACCAGCGCAGCAAGGACTATGGCAATATCGCGGAAAGCTTTCGCCCCGGCCATGCCGACTACACCTACTGGCATAAATACGGCGTGCGCGACCCGCGCGGCGGCGGTCGTTCCTCCGCGCGCCTGACGGCGCCCGTGGTGGGCGCGGCGGCGATTGCCAAGAAATGGCTGCTGCAGCAGTACGGCACCACCTTCAAGGGCTGCATGAGCCAGCTGGGCGACATTCCTGTGCCGTTCCAGTCGTGGGAACACGTGCATGCGAACCCCTTCTTTGCCGCCAGCGGCGACGCGGACCTGATCGCGCGCATGGAAGCGGCCATGGATCAATTGCGCCGCGATGGCGATTCCATCGGCGCGCGCATCGACGTGATCGCGCAAAACGTGCCGGTCGGACTGGGCCAGCCCATCTACGACAAGCTCGACGCCGACATCGCCTACGCCATGATGGGCATCAATGCCGTCAAGGGCGTGGAAATCGGCGCCGGTTTCGATTCGGTGGCGCAAAAGGGTTCGGAGCACGGCGACGAACTGACGCCGGAAGGATTTATCGGCAATAACGCCGGCGGCGTACTCGGTGGTATCTCGACGGGACAGGATATCAGCGTCTCGATCGCCATCAAGCCGACGTCGTCGATCCGCACGCCACGCCGCTCGATCGATAAAGAGGGCAATCCCGTGATGGTGGAAACCTTCGGCCGCCACGACCCCTGCGTGGGCATTCGTGCCACGCCGATCGCCGAAGCCATGCTGGCGCTGGTCTTGATCGACCACGCCCTGATGCACCGCGCGCAGTGCGGCGATGTGTCGGTGAATACGCCGAAGTTGAAGTAA
- a CDS encoding CBS domain-containing protein, translated as MKVSEILQVKGNILYTVTPDQPLLDAANTMAEKDIGSLVVMEFGDLVGMLTFREVLNALHENAGQIGGGTVRKHMDDHPITVTPDTEVNEVRRIMLEKHARYLPVLNAKTLLGVISFYDVARAVLEAQSFENQMLKAYIRDWPAETTD; from the coding sequence ATGAAAGTATCTGAAATTCTCCAAGTCAAGGGCAACATCCTCTATACGGTCACGCCTGACCAGCCCCTGCTTGACGCGGCCAATACCATGGCTGAAAAAGACATCGGTTCGCTGGTGGTGATGGAATTTGGCGACCTGGTCGGCATGCTGACCTTCCGCGAAGTGTTGAACGCGCTGCATGAAAACGCGGGCCAGATCGGCGGCGGCACCGTGCGCAAGCACATGGATGACCATCCGATCACCGTCACCCCGGATACGGAAGTGAACGAAGTGCGCCGCATCATGCTGGAAAAGCACGCGCGCTACCTGCCCGTCTTGAACGCCAAGACCTTGCTGGGCGTCATCTCCTTCTACGACGTGGCACGCGCCGTGCTCGAAGCGCAAAGCTTTGAAAACCAGATGCTGAAAGCGTATATCCGCGATTGGCCGGCTGAAACCACCGATTAA
- a CDS encoding putative bifunctional diguanylate cyclase/phosphodiesterase — translation MPAPIIPLDANKDDHDDLVFLDEQPAPPLAIAPRSVWRVMIIDDDEDVHSTTTFALGNLEMQHRPLEFVHAYSAGQARELLKHEDDIAVILLDVVMEQDDAGLHLVRYIRETLKMTDVRIILRTGQPGYAPEIDAIRDYDINDYKTKSELTRIKLFTTVTAAIRSYEQIRSISNSRRGLDQIVHASTQLMALHGVQNFSAGVLAQIADLLDIRADGVLCVQEMLDNGGKELLVSACTGSFSSLPHSALCGLQNPHVMAAVEHTLAQRRNVYAHDYATLYFAGKAGRDATAYLVLPRPLSAIDESLLEVFCSNVAVGLDNVELVSHLHNAAFYDQLSKLPNRTRLVEILDATLAGPARDDATLALVDLDHFAETNDALGHQFGDTLLIAVAGRLQTQLGSQLTVARLGGDIFCVLGDSSQVNPAKILALFQAPFCIDGQDVQLSATLGLVRLGEHAGTGADALKDADIALKRAKSQQRAGHFYFSRSMGIEIRERVRMMHALRTAFSQDQLFVVYQPQIDLTTRRPVGAEALLRWQTPDGKFISPDRFIPIAEYSGIIIDLGEWVLRTACRELVLLREQGHRNFVMSVNVSQVQFRHPLFLEMLRVALEETQAPPEFIELEITESMAMEEPDLLIKMLWQIKQTGVSIAIDDFGTGFSSLSYLQRLQVDRLKIDRAFVTEITGSARGSSIAEMVIQLGRNLGLAVIAEGVEDERQAQILQALGCPMAQGFLFARPMTATALSTWLNNEALQGAA, via the coding sequence ATGCCCGCACCGATCATCCCCCTTGACGCTAACAAGGACGATCACGACGACCTGGTATTCCTCGATGAGCAACCAGCGCCGCCGCTGGCCATCGCACCGCGCAGCGTCTGGCGGGTGATGATCATCGACGACGATGAAGACGTCCACTCCACCACCACTTTCGCCCTGGGCAACCTGGAAATGCAGCACCGCCCGCTCGAATTCGTGCATGCGTATTCGGCCGGCCAGGCACGCGAACTGCTCAAGCATGAAGACGACATCGCTGTCATCCTGCTCGACGTGGTGATGGAACAGGATGACGCGGGCCTGCACCTGGTGCGCTACATCCGCGAAACCCTCAAAATGACGGACGTGCGCATCATCTTGCGCACAGGGCAGCCTGGCTATGCGCCGGAAATCGACGCCATCCGCGACTATGACATCAACGACTACAAGACCAAGTCCGAACTGACGCGCATCAAGCTGTTTACCACCGTGACGGCCGCCATCCGCTCGTACGAACAGATACGCTCGATCAGCAACAGCCGGCGCGGCCTGGACCAGATCGTCCATGCCAGCACGCAGCTGATGGCACTGCACGGCGTGCAAAACTTCTCGGCCGGCGTGCTGGCGCAGATCGCCGACCTGCTGGACATTCGCGCCGATGGCGTGTTGTGCGTGCAAGAGATGCTGGACAATGGCGGCAAGGAGCTGCTCGTGTCGGCCTGCACGGGCAGCTTTTCCAGCCTGCCGCACAGCGCCCTGTGCGGCCTGCAAAACCCCCACGTGATGGCGGCCGTCGAGCACACACTGGCGCAGCGGCGCAATGTCTACGCACACGACTACGCCACCCTGTATTTCGCGGGCAAGGCCGGCCGCGATGCGACCGCCTACCTGGTCCTGCCGCGCCCCCTCTCGGCCATCGATGAAAGCCTGCTGGAAGTGTTTTGCAGCAACGTCGCCGTGGGCCTGGACAATGTCGAACTGGTATCGCACCTGCACAACGCCGCCTTCTACGACCAGTTGTCGAAGCTGCCGAACCGCACGCGCCTGGTGGAAATCCTCGACGCCACCCTGGCCGGGCCTGCGCGCGACGACGCCACCCTGGCGCTGGTCGACCTCGACCACTTTGCCGAGACCAACGACGCGCTGGGGCACCAGTTCGGCGACACCCTGCTGATTGCCGTGGCGGGCCGATTGCAAACCCAGCTCGGTTCCCAGCTGACGGTGGCGCGCCTGGGCGGCGACATCTTTTGCGTGCTGGGCGACTCGTCGCAAGTCAACCCGGCCAAGATCCTGGCCCTGTTCCAGGCGCCGTTCTGCATCGATGGCCAGGATGTGCAGCTGTCGGCCACCCTGGGCCTGGTGCGGCTGGGCGAACATGCGGGCACGGGCGCCGATGCGCTGAAGGATGCCGATATCGCCCTGAAACGGGCAAAAAGCCAGCAGCGCGCCGGGCACTTCTATTTTTCGCGCAGCATGGGCATCGAAATCCGCGAAAGAGTCCGCATGATGCATGCGCTGCGCACGGCCTTCAGCCAGGACCAGCTGTTTGTCGTGTATCAACCGCAGATCGACCTGACCACGCGCCGCCCCGTGGGCGCCGAAGCGCTGCTGCGCTGGCAGACGCCGGACGGCAAGTTCATCTCGCCCGACCGTTTCATCCCGATTGCCGAGTATTCGGGCATCATCATCGACCTCGGTGAATGGGTGCTGCGCACGGCTTGCCGCGAACTGGTGCTGCTGCGCGAACAGGGCCACCGCAACTTCGTCATGTCCGTCAACGTGTCGCAAGTGCAGTTCCGCCACCCGCTGTTCCTGGAAATGCTGCGCGTGGCGCTGGAAGAGACGCAGGCGCCGCCCGAGTTCATCGAGCTGGAAATCACGGAATCGATGGCCATGGAAGAGCCGGACCTGCTGATCAAGATGTTGTGGCAGATCAAGCAGACGGGCGTGAGCATCGCCATCGACGACTTCGGCACGGGTTTTTCGTCGCTGTCGTACCTGCAGCGGCTGCAAGTCGACCGCCTGAAAATCGACCGCGCGTTTGTGACGGAAATTACGGGTTCCGCGCGCGGCAGCAGCATCGCCGAAATGGTCATCCAACTGGGCCGCAACCTGGGCCTGGCCGTGATCGCCGAAGGCGTGGAAGACGAGCGGCAAGCACAAATTTTGCAGGCGCTGGGCTGCCCCATGGCGCAAGGTTTCCTGTTCGCCCGTCCCATGACGGCCACGGCGCTGAGCACCTGGCTGAACAACGAGGCGCTGCAGGGCGCGGCATAG